In Thermococcus sp., the genomic window AGGTATATCGTACTGTTCATGTTGGCGGCCTCGAACCTCTTCTCAAGGTTGTCCTTCATGTTGTCGTAAACCAGCTGCTTCACGAAGCTCTTGAACTCCTCGTTAGCCTTCGTGCTGTTGTTGGCGGCCAGATAGTCAAAGTACTCCCGATAGCCGGGATCCTTCAGAACCACGTATATCTTGAATGTCCCCATCCAGGTCGAGACGTTCTCAACCTTCACGGGGGCCACGGTAATTGTCATCTCCATCCTGAAAAGGGGCTGCGGGTCATCGACCGCACTGACCTCACCGATGAGCGGAGTGAGGAGAAAAACGATGAGAATGATTGCCATGAACCGCCTCATTCAACCACCTCCACGGGAATCTTCTCAGAGAATAAAAAAGCTTATTGGTTCGGCCACCTAAGAAAGCATCATGGGGAAAAAATACAAAAAGGTCGTCGTCGGCGGAACCTTCGACAGGCTCCACCTCGGCCACAAAGCCCTGCTCAGGAAAGCCTTCGAGGTCGGGGAATACGTCTACGTCGGCCTTACATCGGACGAGATGATAAGGGAGAAGCCCCACGCCGATAAAATCCTTCCCTATGAAATCCGGTTGAAGGATTTAATCAAGTTCTTCGAGGTGAACGGCTATTCCAACTACCGCATAATCAAGATAAACACCGCGATAGGCTTCGCCGGCGATATGAAAAGCCTCGAAGCCATAGTCGTGAGCGAGGAGACCTACAAGGGAGCGCTTATCGTGAACAGGGCGAGAAAGGAAAAAGGCCTGAAGCCCCTGGAAATAGTCACCATCGGCCTCGTGAGGAGTTCGTTGGGGGCTAAAATCAGCTCGTCCCTGATAAGGGCCGGCCTCATAGACCCCTTCGGGAGGCCTCTCTCCACTGGAAATAAAGCTCCGAAGGGAAAGGCGTTTAAGGAACAAAAACGTAACACCTACGGTGATACCAATGTCGAAGCTGAAGGAGCCGATTATAGCGATTAACTTCAAGACCTACGCCCAGGCCACGGGCGAGGGCGCTCTGAGGATAGCCAGGGCCGCTGAGAAGGTGTGGAAGGAAACCGGGATAACAATCGTGGTCGCGCCACAGCTGGCCGACCTCTACAGAATAGCCCAGGAGGTAGAGATTCCGGTCTTTGCGCAGCACATCGACCCGATAACGCCGGGAAGCCACACCGGCCACGTCCTTCCGGAGGCCGTTAAGGAGGCCGGAGCTGTTGGAACGCTCCTCAACCACTCGGAGAACAGGATGATTCTCGCAGACCTGGAGGCCAGCATAAGGCGTGCTGAGGAAGTCGGGCTCATGACGATGGTCTGCTCCAACAACCCAGCGGTCAGCGCGGCGGTGGCGGCACTCGGGCCGGACTACGTCGCCGTCGAGCCGCCCGAACTGATAGGTACTGGAATCCCCGTGAGCAAGGCCAAGCCGGAGGTCATCACCAACACAGTTGAGCTCGTTAAAAGGGTCAACCCGGACGTCAAGGTTCTCACGGGCGCGGGAATTTCCACCGGCGAGGACGTCAAGAAGGCCCTTGAGCTCGGAAGCGTCGGCGTTCTCCTCGCGAGCGGGGTTACGAAGGCCAAAGACCCGGAGAAGGCGATAAGGGACCTGGTGTCGCTGATTGTTTGAGGCTTTTCAATTTCAACTTGTTAATCTTAACTCCTATTATTTCCCTATTCGGGATCTGGGGATAATTCGTAAGAAACAACAAGAATGAAATAGAGATTTATATCAGCAACCTAAGAGGGATTTTCACTTTTTCGTCGATCTCTCCCAGATAGATTTTTCGTAAATTGGTTCTAAATATCCATACTGGCTCAGGAGTTTTAGTGACAAAAAACTCTTGGAAACGATACGCCCTTTTTTTGATTAGCCATAAGACCTTTTCTAAATCCTCATAAGTTAATCTAGCCTCATAAGGCCATACTAGTTCTACATACACGCTGGATAAATTAGGGTATATTTTGAGAGATGTTGCTCCTCTAATAAATGCTGCCCTAGGGCTCACTATAATGTAATGGTGGAGATATTTTCCTAGATACGGGCGATATTTAGGAGGAACTTTGTAGTCAATTTTACCTCGCTTGATTTTGTCATTTATCAAACTTTCATCTAGAAACCTTGCAACTCTCGTTGAAACGTAGTATATTCTATTAATCTGATATCCATTAGCTTCTAGGTTTCTAACGAGTTTTTTAATGTCTTTTATTTTCCAGCGCCTTGTTATAATAATATCCATTTTTATAGCGTCTGGACCACAAAGGTGATACACATATCCCGTAAGTGTATTGAGATCGTTCTCATCTTCAAAATAGAGTCTGCCATATCTAGTAATTGAATAGTTAATGTCCTCGTAGATATGAATCTCTTCTTCTAAGGATTGAGGTGTTACGTATAGGAACAACGCTCCAAACAACTTCTGGAGCTCTCTTCCCATCTCAATGTCTGATAAGCAGAGAACACCAGTGATATCCTGGAAAGATTTCGGTGGTTTTAATGTCAAGGGTTTGGCTGGCCCTAGTTTTGTAAATAGTTCAATTAAGAAGTTCAGGACAACTCCGCGATACTTCTTGAATTTGTTAGTTATTGTTTCAACGGAGATGAATTGGCTAGGTATACCATGGACATCCAAATATTTTTTAGCATCTTTATATAATGAGCCGATTGTCTCTTTCTCCCCAACAAAAATTGCAGCAATTCTGGCTGGGGCATGGCTTTCTAATACTACTTTGTATAATTTTGGAGGATATGGGCCTTCAATTTCTCCAAAGGGTTTCAATTTTTCGAATAATTGATCAAGAATGCCATTATTTTCATCAGAGAAAACGATAAACACATAATTAGTATGTTTGCTGTATTTTATTAGAGAGACGTATACCTTGTACATACCACTTTCTTTGAAGTTTTCCTTGTACTCGAAAATGTCTTTTAATGTAGTTTCCCATCTGTTAAAGATAGACATCCTCCAGTTGGAAATATCAATATAATCTTCCAGGTATTGTCTTTCGAATTGTAGCGTGCCATAGCTGTGAATATTGACACTAAAGGTATCTCCTAAAGTATCACATAACTGGAGAAATTCTAAAGCTACATTCAGACACTGGTCTGAAGTCCATCTCCTAGGCTGTGATCCGTACGGTTTAGCCCATCCAGGAAATATACTAAGCAGTATCTTTCTGTCACGGGGAAGATAGTTTAAAGTATATACAACCCGCACCCATCCAACATTAGTGACATAATAATCTACTGTTCTGTTTTCTAGATCTATCCGGAATTTTTCTGGGTCCTGTGAGGACACAATTCTTATCATATCCATAAATACTGCGGTTTTTAAGTCTCCCTTGTTGGGAAACTTTTCAAAAGGTATATCTGATATGTATAGGGTAGTGCCAAATTCTGTATGTCTCATCTATAATACCTCCTTGACTTTACTTGTAATCTTATTTTTGAGAGTGTAAAGTGAACGTAGTATGACTACGACTGAACCAAAGTATATAGCAAGCAAAGGCATCCAATAGGATTGATAGACTCGGGGGAAAAATATTGAAATTACTGCAATAACAACATTCCCAAGCAATATTGTCCATAAGGGCATTTTGAAGTCTTTAATAGATCTCGGAATCCAAGATAAAATTGACTCTGGTATTATATCTTCGATACTTACGAGAAGAGCTTCATTGATGTACTGCTCAATCATCCTTAATGCTAGAGTTTTGTCTATAGATGCGATATATTTCCTCCGCTCTGTTTCTGGGAGAGACAATGAGTTGGCATATCCCACATAGTGCAAAAGGATGCCTATTTCAAAAAGAATTTCTATGATACTCTCGTCTAAACTAGATATCCTAACAAAGGAAATAGAGCTATTCAGAGTTTCTAGAATTTTCTTTATTGCGGTATAGTGAAGCACCAAAAATAAGGGATCTTTTGTTTTTGTGTATTTCTTCCACAATAAATACGCCATGATCGGGAGATTTTCAAAATCAGTATCGTCTAAAACTTGCAAAACAGTTTCTGGTGAGGAGGTAAAATCAAATTTCCATATGATACTACCAAATAATCTAAGGATGTTTTCCAGAGGCATAGATTTTAGGTATCTGTTGTTTATTAATTCGTGAAGAAGAGAATCCGTCAGAAGTTCCAGGTCAATTCTGTTGTATCTAAGTATAACATCTAAGAACAAGTATCTACCTACCCAATATTTCAATGTCTCATAAACTCTAAAATGTGATGATCGTTCAAGCATATCAAAAATTTGATTTCTGATAATTGGAACAAGCTCTTTTAATTTACTACTATCTCCACGAACTAAATACAAAATGGAAGCATAGTAAAACTTATCTAGTGAAGGTCTTGAGGGAAGATTCAAATAATTGTCACTAACAGGTAATGAAGAAAAAATAGACACAGAGGTATCCGATGAACGAATCTTAGTATAAAGAGCGGCTAACAAGATAGTGCTGTCCCTATAAGCCTCATGCTTCGTCAGAATTTCTTGAGAAAGACTATCTAGAATAGTCAGTAACATATCTGGATATTCAGCGTATTGAGCTAGACGATCCAGCTCAGTAGAACCCATTAAAGGTTCACCCCAAAGACTTGTCTCACGCTGCAGAAATGATATAACAATCACGAATTATAAGAATTTTGCTCTGTTCTAGACAATACGAGAGGGCTATTCTAAAGTACAAGAGTAAACTCACTGAAAATAATATTATGTCTTGATGATCTAAAAACTCGAAGAGGCAAACAACCTTTGCAAAGCAAAGCTTGACCAAAGTTGAAACTGCCTGATAAAATGTCTCTTTGGATGAGTGCCCCTCTAAATTCTGCAAGTTCGAGAGGATTTCCATTTAACAGAGACTTTAATTTGGAGTCTGCTTTTCTTTTTGACGCCATTTGGGCGTCGTACTTTGAGAGACTTCTTGAAAATTGGCCAGTTAAGAAGAAATCCAACTTAAAATCGCCTTTTTGAAAGAGTGCACACTCAAAAATCAGCATTTTTAGAAGCAGTTAGAATTTTTCCGCCAGCGCCGAAGCTTTTGGGAAAAGCTTCACCAAAAGTTTGTAGCTCTTGGAAAATTTGGGGTATTTGAGTGTGATTACTTCTTGATAGGACGCTCTTAACTTGGAATCTTCTCAACCTGCGAGTTAAAAGGAGTTTCTTTCCGTTGACGCCCTTCGGGCGTCGGTTGAAAGTTAACTCCTCACAAAAGGGTAGGCTTTAATGAATTCCAACACTCCAGAGACCAATCTAACAGCAATCACGCTCTGGAATAGGATTTTGAGAAGGAGCTATGAACCTTGATCAAACTTCGCGAAGGCGAAGTTTGTATTGGTAGCCCCGCCGGGATTCGAACCCGGGTCGCGGGATCCAAAGTCCCGCATGCTTGGCCGCTACACCACGGGGCTGCCCGATAGAAAAAGCCGAGAGGGGACTTATAAAGTTT contains:
- the tpiA gene encoding triose-phosphate isomerase, with translation MSKLKEPIIAINFKTYAQATGEGALRIARAAEKVWKETGITIVVAPQLADLYRIAQEVEIPVFAQHIDPITPGSHTGHVLPEAVKEAGAVGTLLNHSENRMILADLEASIRRAEEVGLMTMVCSNNPAVSAAVAALGPDYVAVEPPELIGTGIPVSKAKPEVITNTVELVKRVNPDVKVLTGAGISTGEDVKKALELGSVGVLLASGVTKAKDPEKAIRDLVSLIV